The following proteins are co-located in the Calliphora vicina chromosome 2, idCalVici1.1, whole genome shotgun sequence genome:
- the ND-B14.5B gene encoding NADH dehydrogenase [ubiquinone] 1 subunit C2, translated as MPSPVNDPLVLLTNKGERQPNFLSTIYNPLACAAAGCGVAMMLNWGFRRPVMSGIQKHVALTAVGGFVGTYIDKKRNEALATRDAVLRHYVQLHPEDFPVVERKKYADVLEKWVPIR; from the exons atgccATCTCCCGTTAATGATCCCTTGGTTTTGTTGACCAACAAAGGTGAACGCCAACCAAATTTCTTGTCGACCATCTATAATCCGCTAGCATGCGCTGCCGCCGGCTGTGGTGTAGCCATGATGTTGAATTGGGGCTTCCGTAGACCAGTGATGTCCG GTATTCAAAAGCATGTCGCTTTAACTGCTGTTGGTGGATTTGTGGGCACCTACATTGATAAGAAACGTAATGAAGCTTTAGCCACCCGTGATGCCGTTCTCAGACATTATGTACAATTGCATCCAGAAGATTTCCCAGTAGTGG AACGTAAGAAGTATGCTGACGTTTTAGAAAAGTGGGTACCAATCCGTTAA
- the Mad gene encoding protein mothers against dpp, whose amino-acid sequence MDTDDVESTSSSAMSKIGALFTFTSPAVKKLLGWKQGDEEEKWAEKAVDSLVKKLKKRQGAIEELERALSCPGQPSKCVTIPRSLDGRLQVSHRKGLPHVIYCRVWRWPDLQSHHELKPLEICQYPFSAKQKEVCINPYHYKRVESPVLPPVLVPRHSEFAPGHSMLQFNNIGESTMPHNVSYSTAGFNNHLSPNSPPMTSVGSPSSANSNPNSPYSSMAETPPPAYSPSEDGNSNNPNDGSQMLDAPMGDVAQVSYQEPAFWASIAYYELNCRVGEVFHCNNSSVIVDGFTNPSNNSDRCCLGQLSNVNRNSTIENTRRHIGKGVHLYYVTGEVYAECLSDSAIFVQSRNCNYHHGFHPSTVCKIPPGCSLKIFNNQEFAQLLSQSVNNGFEAVYELTKMCTIRMSFVKGWGAEYHRQDVTSTPCWIEIHLHGPLQWLDKVLIQMGSPHNAISSVS is encoded by the exons ATGGATACCGATGATGTTGAATCAACTTCAAGCAGTGCAATGTCAAAAATAGGAGCTCTTTTTACTTTCACTTCCCCAGCTGTAAAGAAATTGCTCGGTTGGAAACAGGGCGATGAAGAGGAGAAATGGGCCGAAAAAGCAGTCGACAGTTTggtgaaaaagttaaaaaaacgaCAAGGAGCCATAGAGGAATTAGAAAGGGCATTATCATGTCCAGGACAGCCATCCAAATGTGTGACTATACCTAGATCATTAGATGGAAGACTACAG gttTCACATCGCAAAGGCCTGCCACATGTCATTTATTGTCGTGTCTGGCGTTGGCCTGATCTACAGTCACATCATGAACTCAAACCCTTAGAGATATGTCAATATCCCTTTAGTGCTAAACAAAAAGAAGTGTGTATTAATCCTTACCATTATAAACGTGTTGAGAGTCCCGTATTACCGCCCGTATTAGTACCGCGTCACTCGGAATTCGCACCGGGCCATTCAATGTTACAGTTCAACAATATCGGCGAATCGACAATGCCACACAATGTCAGCTATTCAACGGCCGGTTTTAACAATCATCTCAGTCCCAATAGCCCGCCTATGACATCGGTTGGCAGTCCTAGCTCTGCTaattccaatcccaattcaccATACAGTAGCATGGCCGAGACGCCACCCCCGGCCTACAGTCCTTCAGAGGATGGCAATTCAAATAATCCCAATGATGGTTCACAAATGTTAGACGCTCCGATGGGCGATGTTGCCCAGGTTAGTTATCAAGAACCAGCATTTTGGGCTTCGATTGCCTACTATGAGTTGAATTGTCGTGTGGGTGAAGTGTTTCATTGCAATAATAGTTCAGTAATTGTTGATGGTTTTACAAATCCTTCTAATAATTCAGATCGTTGCTGTTTGGGACAGTTGAGTAACGTTAATCGTAACAGTACAATCGAGAACACCAGACGTCATATAG GAAAAGGTGTTCATCTCTATTATGTTACCGGCGAAGTTTATGCTGAATGCCTCTCCGATTCAGCCATCTTTGTGCAATCACGCAATTGTAATTATCATCACGGCTTCCATCCTAGCACTGTGTGCAAAATACCACCTGGTTgttcattgaaaattttcaataatcaaGAATTTGCTCAACTACTATCACAATCCGTTAATAATGGCTTCGAGGCCGTTTATGAACTAACAAAAATGTGTACAATACGCATGTCATTTGTCAAAGGCTGGGGTGCTGAATATCATCGGCAGGACGTGACCTCAACGCCGTGCTGGATAGAAATCCATTTACATGGTCCATTGCAATGGTTAGATAAAGTTCTTATACAAATGGGTTCACCACACAATGCAATTAGTTCGGTGTCGTAA